The proteins below are encoded in one region of Festucalex cinctus isolate MCC-2025b chromosome 2, RoL_Fcin_1.0, whole genome shotgun sequence:
- the LOC144013588 gene encoding glycerol-3-phosphate dehydrogenase [NAD(+)], cytoplasmic isoform X2, with translation MAAAKKVCIIGSGNWGSAIAKIVGANAARNSKFDNTVKMWVFEELVNGRKLTEMINTDHENVKYLPGHKLPANVLAIPDLVEASGDADILVFVIPHQFIGKACDAMKGKIKSDALGISLIKGVDEGPDGLKLISDVIQEKLGIAMSVLMGANIANEVADEKFCETTIGCKNENHGALLKELMQTSNFRVTVVQEHDVVEICGALKNIVAVGAGFCDGLGFGDNTKAAVIRLGLMEMIAFARIFCTAGPVSSATFLESCGVADLITTCYGGRNRKVAEAFAKTGKSIEELEKEMLNGQKLQGPATAAEVYLILKHKNLVDKFPLFNAVYQICYQGHPVTEFISCLQNHPEHM, from the exons GGGCTCTGCCATCGCCAAGATAGTGGGTGCCAATGCGGCTCGGAATTCCAAATTTGACAACACTGTAAAAATGTGGGTGTTTGAGGAGTTGGTGAATGGGCGCAAGCTGACTGAAATGATCAACACTGACCATGAGAATGTGAAGTACCTGCCTGGGCACAAGCTACCAGCAAATGTG CTGGCTATTCCAGACCTGGTGGAGGCATCCGGTGATGCAGACATTCTGGTGTTTGTCATCCCGCATCAGTTTATTGGGAAAGCCTGTGACGCCATGAAGGGCAAGATAAAGAGCGACGCACTGGGCATATCTTTAATCAAG ggagTTGACGAAGGGCCCGATGGACTTAAACTCATCTCTGATGTGATCCAGGAGAAGCTTGGCATTGCAATGAGTGTGCTGATGGGGGCCAACATTGCCAATGAAGTGGCTGATGAGAAGTTTTGTGAGACCACCATTG GATGCAAGAATGAAAACCACGGGGCTCTTTTGAAGGAACTCATGCAGACCAGCAACTTCCGTGTGACTGTCGTGCAAGAGCACGATGTGGTGGAAATCTGCGGCGCTTTAAAG AACATTGTTGCCGTCGGGGCAGGTTTCTGTGATGGTCTGGGTTTCGGGGACAACACCAAAGCAGCAGTGATCCGGTTGGGTCTGATGGAGATGATCGCATTTGCCCGCATTTTCTGCACGGCCGGGCCCGTGTCGTCCGCAACCTTTCTGGAAAGCTGTGGCGTCGCTGATCTCATCACAACCTGCTACGGTGGCCGCAATCGCAAGGTAGCAGAGGCCTTTGCAAAAACGGGAAAG TCCATTGAGGAGCTGGAGAAAGAGATGCTGAACGGTCAGAAGCTGCAAGGCCCAGCGACTGCGGCTGAGGTCTACCTCATCCTCAAGCACAAAAATTTGGTTGACAA GTTCCCATTATTCAATGCTGTCTATCAGATCTGCTACCAGGGCCATCCAGTCACAGAGTTTATCAGCTGCTTGCAAAACCATCCAGAGCACATGTAA